GGTATCAGGTGTAAACACTTTCAGAAAGACATAATTAATCGCCTCACCTTTGTCGTGCACGCCACGATAAAGGTGAGGCGATTTTTTGGGTTCTAAAATAGTGACGTTTTAAAAAGGGGACGGTATCTTAAAGTCGAGATACTCTAAGGCAGCCGCATATAACTTAGCCTGTTTCAAATTCAATTGGAGCCCCAGATAAATTTTATGGAAGTATAGAATACAGAGTTCATGATGTTGATAAAATCTCTATTCCGAATTGGAAGCCTACAATTGATGATTATCCTTATACAGGAAGAGGTTTTACAGGCAGTACTGATATAATATTACCAGAATACTATCAGGAAGTAAGAAAATTTACAAATGGAGATAAACTTAACATTCTAGGTAGGAAAAATGGATATATATTCCACTAGTTTATCTAGGATAAGAAGCTTGGATGGCTTGAATTAAAGTGAGGTGGAATAAATGGTAACTAAATTTGGTCTATATAAGAATAAAATTTTCATGCTCGATATAAATAACAATAAAATAGAATTAACCAGTAATAATATGGTGAATAAAAATATTGGATTTCAAGAATATGTTGATGTGCTTGTAAATAGTCATAGTGATATTCTAATAAAAATATAGATGAAGAAGAATTAGAATTTGCATATGAATTAAATTATGAAGTTGTATACAATAATATTTTATTCGAACCATGGGCAATAGGTCGCTTTTGCGTAGAACAGGATAGGATATCATTATATACCAATGATCCAGAGCAAGCAGAAAATTATGGGTTTACTAAGGAAGCAAAATTCGTGTACAAGAAAGAAGTAAATTTAGATGAAATAGAAGCTTTAATTGAAATAAAAGTTCCTATTTTAAAATTTAGTTATATGAAAGAAGAGAGAACAAAAATAACCCAAAAATCAATGAGAAGCTATCTTCTGAACACTTTTAATCTATAACTCTTAAAGAGCTGCTTGGGAAGCTTTTAGATGAGGTGAAGCAATTTATATTAAAATAACGCGAGATGTTAAAGAGAACGGTGGACTAATTAAGCCATCGTTTCTTTAGTTCCTCTCTGTTTGCTAGTAAAACTGCCATGATTCACAAGAACGACAAGTTTCGTAACAAAAGAGATTTATACTACAAAAAGGGAGTAGAGATAGTACCGTAATTTGATGATGTTGGAGGCGGTAAAGGAGAAGGCTCCTGAATGAACGTAATATAGACTGTTAATAGAGGTAATTTAGCACTTTCACCAGATTGGAACAGAATGACAGGTATTAAAAAATGGCAAGTTAAATCAGACACAATTATAATTAAAGGAAAAGCTGGCTCGCAGTTTCAAATGGGTAATCAATATTTTGGAGGAGTAGAATAATGGTAGATAACGAACCTAGCCTACTTAATAATACCTTAAACTTTATTAAAGAAGCAGAAAAAGTGAAAATAAAGTTAGAATATGAAATTAAAGATCACAAATTAGGACAAGGTAAAGATGGGACAATAAGTCAACTTGAAAATTTATATAAAGATATAGAACTAATGATTGAATCTAAAAATCATCTCCCATCATATCCAAGGGTTATTACCGACACTTGGGATCTTAATAGCAAACTTGGAATGCAATTAATAGATTTATATGAGTTATATAAGAAGCTAGGAAAAATAACTTCGAATGCAACTTATTAAGAGATAACTAGGTGCTTAGATGTAAGAGTATCAAGTTCAACCAATGATTTTTAAATGCATATTATCTATCATAGGGAACAAGCCAGAACTTCAATATTAAACAGAACGTTTGGTCTAAAGATAGCAATAAATTGAATTACTTTATATAGCTATCTATATAGCACTTGATTGCCTTTTAGGCAACAGGTGTTTTTTGTATTAGTAAGAATTAAACTTTGGACAACATTAAACAGTGTATTAATGAAATTGATAGCTTTTGAAGGTAGTACCCTCAAGGAGAATCGTTTTAATTATGAGCGTGTAAAAAGTGACTGAAACGTAAGACGGCGACTCCCGGAGGATTAAGCGCAGTCTGAAGATCCACTTTTGCGAGGGTTAACCGAGCAAAAGTTAGCTGAAGACAAGCCCTCGGGAAAGCGTCCGTCTATAGTGAAGATCACGGTCATGATTCGAATGTTGATATCTTATTTTGAATGAAGACATTCATTCAATAAGTAGTAAATGGATACGGAAGAAAACCATTAAAATAAGTTGGCGTCAGGTCGACATCAAGATACCAAGAGCTCGTGACGGTTCTTTTAGTCCTTAACTAATCCCAAAATGAAAAAAAGATGTTTCTGTAAACGCTAGAATGAAGTTGACAGTTTTTGCTCAATAAGAATTTACACTTTTGCTCAATCAACCTACTACTTTAGTATAATAGATAGTGATGTGAGTAGAACAGGATGAACACTGGATAAAGCAGGAGACCTGGCGAAGCGTGTTGATCAGGTTGAAGACGTTGGTAAGGGCGCGGGTGTTGTTGCATATGTTCAATCATATACATGTATCATGGAAGAGCATCATATTCGGTCTAATAAGATAATGCACACAAACAATGCAATAGAAAGCATTCATTCTAGTTTTAGAGAAGCAGCAATCAAAAAGGAGCATTCCCAAACGAGAATGCTCTGTTAATATGACCAACGGTTTCTCTAAGTCGAGCTAAAAGATAGGGTGTTAAAGTACTTTAAGTAAATAGGGATTACATACTTTATTGGCATCTTATTTTGATTTATGCAGTTTCTTCAGGTATATTAAATGTTTTAATGTAGCTGAAGAATTCGTTTAGCTTCAGCTGTTTTAGCATCATCAGGTGGTTCTACACCTTCTAAAGGATAGGATAGACCTAATTCCTTCCACTTATAAACCCCCATTTTATGGTAAGGTAATACCTCCACTTTTTTAACATTTTCCAGTGTATTAATAAATGATGAGAGCTGTTTTAAGTCTTCCGTATCATCGGAAATACCAGGGACTAGGACATGTCTGATCCAAACTGGCACGTTTTTATTAGACAGCATTTTTGCAAATTCAAGTATATGTTTATTCGTCATACCCGTTAAATGTTTGTGTTTTTTATCATCAATGTGTTTTAAATCTAATAAAACTAAATCTGTATATTGTAACAGTTCGTCTAGCTTGTCTTGAAATGCTTGATGGGAAGAAAAACATCCACCGGAGCTATCTATTGTTGTATGGATACCATTCTCTTTTAACTGTTTAAATAATTCAATTAAAAAATCGATCTGTAAAAGTGGTTCACCACCACTTACTGTCACACCTCCGTTAGAATGTTTCATATATGGCCAGTATTTTTTAATATCAGTGACCAATGAAGAGACAGATCGTATTTCTCCACCATCACGATCCCATGAATCAGGGTTGTGACAATATTGGCATCGGAGCAAACAACCTTGTGTAAAAATCACGTAGCGGATCCCCGGTCCGTCTACCATACCAGATGTTTCAATTGAATGTATTCTACCATTCATAAAATGACCCCCTTAGTCGAAGACTCGGCTTATCGCCAAGTCTTTCTGGCGATCGATGAGTTTCTATCGATGCATTCTTAATTAAAAAAGGAGCATCAGGCATCGAAGCTGATGCTCCTCGTCATTACATTGATTCGTGGAAAGTTCGGTTTATAACATCGATTTGTTGTTCACGAGTTAATTTAATGAAGTTTACAGCATAACCAGACACACGAATCGTTAACTGTGGGTATTCTTCCGGATGCTCCATAGCATCAAGTAATGTGGAGCGGTCAAATACATTAATATTTAAATGGTGACCTTCTTTCTCAGAATAGCCGTCAAGGATGGAAGCCAGATTTGCTTTTTGATCATCCTCTTCTCGACCTAACGCTTTTGGTACTATAGAGAATGTGTTAGAAATACCATCTAAAGAATTAGCATAAGGCATTTTAGCAACAGAGTTTAAGGATGCTAAAGCACCTTTTTTATCCCGGCCGTGAAGTGGGTTAGCACCTGGAGCGAATGGTTCACCGTCTTTACGACCATCAGGTGTATTACCGGTTTTCTTACCATAAACAACGTTAGATGTAATTGTTAAGATTGACATCGTTGTTTCAGATTGGCGGTAAGTGTCATGCTTTTTAAGCATATCAGAAAATTTAACGACAAGTTCTTTCGCAATATCATCTACAAGATCATCGTCGTTACCATATTGAGGATAGTCGCCTTCAATTTCATAATCAACTGCAAGACCATCTTCATCTCGAATCACTTTAACTTTTGAATGCTTAATTGCACTTAGAGAGTCAGCAGCAACTGAGAGACCAGCAATACCTGTCGCCATTGTTCTGCGGATATCACGATCATGTAACGCCATTTCTATACGCTCGTAGCTATATTTGTCATGCATATAATGAATAACGTTGAGTGTATTAATATATAAACCGGCCAACCATTCAAGAACCACATCGAAGTTTTTCTTAACTTCTTCATAATCAAGGTATTCTGATGTAATCGGTTCAATACCATGGGCTACTTTTACTTTCGCTTTTTCATCAACACCGCCGTTAATGGCATATAATAATCCTTTTGCTAGGTTAGCGCGGGCGCCGAAAAATTGCATTTGCTTACCGATTTCCATAGCGGATACACAACATGCGATCCCATAGTCGTCACCGTATTCTGGACGCATAATTTCGTCATTTTCGTATTGAATGGAGCTAGTGTCAATGGACATTTTTGCACAATAATGCTTGAATGCTTCTGGTAGGGCAGGAGACCAAAGGACGGTTAAGTTAGGCTCTGGTGCAGGTCCTAAATTTTTCAACGTATGAAGAAATCTATATGAGCTTTTCGTTACGAGTGGGCGACCGTCTTTTCCAATTCCAGCGATTGATTCAGTCACCCATGTAGGGTCACCACTGAATAGCTCATTATATTCAGGTGTTCTTGCAAATTTTACGAGACGTAATTTCATAACAAAGTGGTCCACAAGCTCTTGTGCCGCTTGCTCTGTTAAAACACCTGTTTCAAGATCACGTTCAATATAAATGTCAAGGAAGGTTGAGACACGCCCAAGACTCATAGCAGCACCATTTTGTTCTTTAATAGCTGCTAAGTAACCGAGATAGAGCCATTGGAAAGCTTCTGTAGCGTTTGTTGCTGGTTTAGAAATGTCAAATCCATAAATGGTACCCAGCTCTTTTAATTCGTTTAAAGCTCTCATTTGCTCTGCGAGTTCCTCGCGTAAACGAATAACGTCTTCAGACATATTAGTTGGAAGATCTGCAACTTCTTCTTTTTTAGCTTCAATAAGACGATCTACACCATATAGTGCTACTCGTCGGTAATCACCGATAATACGACCACGGCCGTAAGCATCAGGTAAACCTGTGATGATCCCAACTTTTCTAGCTAACATCATTTCCGGTGTATAGGCATCGAAAACACCTTGGTTATGTGTTTTACGGTAGTCAGTGAAAATTTTCTCAACTTCTTCATCTAATTCATAGCCGTAAGATTGAAGAGCGGCTTTAGCCATTCTTATACCACCATAAGGCTGCATAGAACGTTTAAAAGGGACATCTGTTTGTACCCCAACAACTTTCTCTTTATCTTTGTTTAAATAACCAGCTTTGTGAGATGTGATCGTGGACACGATAGACGTATCTAAGTCATAAACGCCGCCACGCTCCCGTTCTTCAGCTGTTAAAGCCATAATTTGTTTCCATAACTCGTCAGTAGCCTCTGTTGCACCCTCTAAAAAGCTTTCATCCCCCTCATAAAGTGTGTAGTTTTTCTGAATGAAATCTCGTACATTAATGTCATTTTCCCAACTGCCACCATTGAAAGCCATCCAAGCAGATTCGTTTAATTTTTCAAGTGTTTTTCCCATGATTAACGCCTCCATCTTTCATAATATCGTAAACAAAGGGTCGCTTAACTTTAGAATGATAATATTGTGAATGGATTCACATATAACTTCTATCTTAAGTATAAATTTAAAATCATTCGTGAACAAGGGGGAAATGTGACACTTTTTTGACTATATAACAGAGGTGAAATTTAACTATAACAGATTCGTAAATAGATAATTGTTATATAAATACT
The DNA window shown above is from Salipaludibacillus agaradhaerens and carries:
- the pflA gene encoding pyruvate formate-lyase-activating protein, encoding MNGRIHSIETSGMVDGPGIRYVIFTQGCLLRCQYCHNPDSWDRDGGEIRSVSSLVTDIKKYWPYMKHSNGGVTVSGGEPLLQIDFLIELFKQLKENGIHTTIDSSGGCFSSHQAFQDKLDELLQYTDLVLLDLKHIDDKKHKHLTGMTNKHILEFAKMLSNKNVPVWIRHVLVPGISDDTEDLKQLSSFINTLENVKKVEVLPYHKMGVYKWKELGLSYPLEGVEPPDDAKTAEAKRILQLH
- the pflB gene encoding formate C-acetyltransferase, whose translation is MAFNGGSWENDINVRDFIQKNYTLYEGDESFLEGATEATDELWKQIMALTAEERERGGVYDLDTSIVSTITSHKAGYLNKDKEKVVGVQTDVPFKRSMQPYGGIRMAKAALQSYGYELDEEVEKIFTDYRKTHNQGVFDAYTPEMMLARKVGIITGLPDAYGRGRIIGDYRRVALYGVDRLIEAKKEEVADLPTNMSEDVIRLREELAEQMRALNELKELGTIYGFDISKPATNATEAFQWLYLGYLAAIKEQNGAAMSLGRVSTFLDIYIERDLETGVLTEQAAQELVDHFVMKLRLVKFARTPEYNELFSGDPTWVTESIAGIGKDGRPLVTKSSYRFLHTLKNLGPAPEPNLTVLWSPALPEAFKHYCAKMSIDTSSIQYENDEIMRPEYGDDYGIACCVSAMEIGKQMQFFGARANLAKGLLYAINGGVDEKAKVKVAHGIEPITSEYLDYEEVKKNFDVVLEWLAGLYINTLNVIHYMHDKYSYERIEMALHDRDIRRTMATGIAGLSVAADSLSAIKHSKVKVIRDEDGLAVDYEIEGDYPQYGNDDDLVDDIAKELVVKFSDMLKKHDTYRQSETTMSILTITSNVVYGKKTGNTPDGRKDGEPFAPGANPLHGRDKKGALASLNSVAKMPYANSLDGISNTFSIVPKALGREEDDQKANLASILDGYSEKEGHHLNINVFDRSTLLDAMEHPEEYPQLTIRVSGYAVNFIKLTREQQIDVINRTFHESM